A genomic stretch from Rubripirellula reticaptiva includes:
- the msrA gene encoding peptide-methionine (S)-S-oxide reductase MsrA, whose translation MSWPKPAVFSIPYAVAIVLTIGCFVASASDDEAANNKATPDTTVSKTASEVTATFAGGCFWCMEPPFDKMPGVISTTSGYTGGRTPNPTYEAVKTGRTGHIESMQVTYDPAKVTYQALLTLYWHNVDPITANGQFCDKGGQYRTAIFYENDEQKELAEQSKLSIAKQLNIRVRTEIIKATKFYPAEDYHQDYYIKNPTKYKFYRWTCGRDARLDEIWGDKARKP comes from the coding sequence ATGTCCTGGCCCAAACCCGCCGTTTTTTCCATTCCCTACGCCGTCGCGATCGTTCTAACGATTGGCTGCTTTGTGGCGTCCGCTAGCGACGACGAAGCTGCGAACAACAAAGCTACACCCGACACAACTGTCTCCAAAACTGCCTCCGAGGTCACAGCAACATTTGCCGGCGGGTGTTTCTGGTGCATGGAGCCTCCCTTTGACAAAATGCCGGGTGTGATTTCGACGACGTCAGGGTACACCGGTGGCCGAACACCTAACCCGACCTACGAAGCCGTCAAAACAGGTCGCACCGGGCATATCGAATCGATGCAGGTGACATACGATCCGGCCAAGGTGACTTACCAAGCTCTGCTGACGCTGTATTGGCACAATGTCGATCCGATCACCGCGAACGGACAGTTTTGCGACAAAGGTGGCCAATACCGAACGGCGATTTTCTATGAAAACGACGAACAAAAAGAATTAGCCGAACAGAGCAAGCTGAGCATCGCCAAGCAGTTGAACATCCGCGTGCGCACCGAAATCATCAAAGCGACCAAGTTCTATCCAGCCGAAGACTATCACCAGGATTACTACATCAAGAATCCGACTAAGTACAAATTCTATCGCTGGACCTGCGGCCGCGACGCACGGCTCGATGAGATCTGGGGTGACAAAGCACGCAAGCCTTGA
- a CDS encoding alpha/beta hydrolase, translated as MSLTATRTHIAPLDCIVVDGGPDPSIAVVICHGYGASYDDLAPLAGEWISMIGDAAKKLRFVFPDAPNSLAEMGMPDARAWWPINMAALAQSVQASRFDELHKHEPPGIAAAREALCETIRAVKTDLGGKETPLVLGGFSQGAMLSTDVAVRGDIDPPAALLLFSGTLVCEKHWKAGLSRLTETKVFQSHGTVDPILPFASAEKLRDLIASRKIPIKFHSFVGPHTIDGESVAITAQMLADTANGE; from the coding sequence ATGTCGCTTACAGCCACCCGAACTCACATCGCTCCGCTCGATTGCATCGTCGTCGACGGTGGCCCCGATCCTTCCATCGCCGTCGTGATTTGTCACGGCTATGGCGCGTCTTACGACGACCTGGCGCCGCTGGCGGGCGAGTGGATTTCGATGATCGGCGATGCCGCCAAGAAACTGCGTTTCGTTTTCCCCGATGCACCAAATTCATTGGCCGAAATGGGCATGCCGGATGCGCGGGCGTGGTGGCCGATCAACATGGCGGCATTGGCTCAGTCCGTCCAAGCATCACGATTTGACGAGCTTCACAAGCACGAACCGCCGGGCATTGCAGCCGCTCGCGAAGCTCTATGCGAAACAATCCGGGCGGTAAAAACGGACCTTGGCGGCAAAGAGACTCCCTTAGTTTTGGGCGGATTTTCGCAAGGTGCCATGCTATCGACGGACGTAGCGGTGCGTGGTGACATCGACCCGCCTGCAGCGCTGCTGCTGTTTTCAGGAACGCTGGTGTGCGAAAAACACTGGAAAGCCGGCCTGTCGCGTCTTACTGAAACGAAGGTCTTTCAGTCGCACGGAACTGTTGATCCGATTCTGCCGTTCGCCAGCGCCGAAAAGCTGCGAGACTTGATCGCGTCTCGCAAGATTCCGATCAAGTTCCACTCGTTTGTCGGTCCGCATACGATCGATGGCGAATCGGTAGCGATCACTGCACAAATGCTGGCCGACACCGCCAACGGTGAATGA
- a CDS encoding DinB family protein — protein MQRNASRRPEPSEFSDSPADSTYQCDLVSRMAGDCAVTALDQQLFWLCELSGHLSPEQVDKLHPPYQWTIRQVFGHVADAERVFGYRMLRIAAGDTTKLPGWDENAYADSRFGLGTISNLVNEIATLRQSNLLLLRRIEPKAWDRAAEASGNRMTVRAIAWLAAAHLHHHFEIIEQRCGLKVQRSAT, from the coding sequence ATGCAACGCAACGCAAGCCGACGCCCTGAACCGAGTGAGTTCTCGGATTCGCCCGCCGATTCAACGTACCAATGCGATTTAGTCAGCCGAATGGCCGGCGATTGCGCCGTGACGGCCCTGGATCAACAACTCTTTTGGCTTTGCGAACTTTCCGGCCATCTCAGCCCCGAGCAAGTCGACAAACTTCATCCGCCCTATCAATGGACGATCCGGCAAGTCTTTGGCCATGTTGCGGACGCCGAACGAGTGTTTGGGTACCGTATGCTGCGAATCGCGGCGGGCGACACAACGAAGCTGCCGGGGTGGGACGAAAACGCCTATGCCGACAGTCGATTCGGGTTGGGAACGATCAGCAATCTGGTCAACGAAATCGCGACACTGCGTCAGTCGAACTTGCTGCTGCTGAGACGAATTGAGCCCAAAGCCTGGGACCGTGCGGCAGAAGCCTCGGGCAACCGCATGACCGTGCGTGCGATCGCCTGGCTTGCGGCCGCCCATCTGCATCACCATTTCGAGATCATCGAACAGCGATGCGGTTTGAAAGTACAACGTTCGGCAACCTGA
- a CDS encoding FtsK/SpoIIIE domain-containing protein, translated as MKDTTVRPAGLFDVRRQKRLLDGLSERITSSLQQRQHLLAKHAQQRDSEETDLTSGRAAEMERCRKIRREMLSKWDQSEEELTFAYESKAVANRMDLNRLAVVFRRKQADETKGIERKVDARRQAVLQQYENRKNQPGQVKRKEIKRIDDSLTKIHDNLEWARALTIRRLDRLPEVQPTTDPDEDMRVAAPESVQMTVDSIAALTRQSTKVVDEMQTGVASQIVDKFYLPIGVAIFIVLWAIVAYFVAPHPPWLWMAAGVLPAGLLGFAAYLILLWPLKRMTRQLYPRAERIRLAAEECAAAGRKIANKTAADASSDLVSRRDAHLQAAKRWKGEQLIALEQRLAEEQTALRQKLLQTIESTNAEYSKQSAIVTNMMRSRAELVAKDITSRLSSNEQSTQQRRESNAAARFAEMQHLGVRLKAGVGHGLKRISLTEQAAKQKAPDWDTVLNSDPGDTSPSIDFVPIGTLRVDGQLRKLLSTPPPENPNNHSPNNNGTPEVAVANSGESLPEMLADAEIPSELPVVLHRRIHSSLVIHAAPGSMDAALELAHQFLWRLLCSAPPSRAKLTLIDPLGRGQHFTSFMALTDHDPAIVSHRVWTTDQKIEARLAELAHHVEDVLQSSLRDRFERIEDYNELAGSMAEPYRAIAAVGFPDSLSREGYGHLRALIESGLRCGIFTLLICDQDKPWPSDMPIPSGDKVMSLKVDADGKWTLLQDGLEDLPFIPAPLPSTAIRPALVEKIGTAAVAASHVEIPLDSVLAGIIEGKGSTSDEISIAVGSQGANRSLSIELGEGVRQHVLIAGKTGSGKSTLLHSIITSGAYRYRPDELQYYLLDFKKGVEFKPYADIGLPHARVIGIESEREFGRSVLQRLDNELQQRGEKFRASGVQELGDYRTASGQSMPRLMLVIDEFQELFVRDDRIAGDCAMLLDRLVRQGRSFGMHVVLSSQSLAGAYSLPRATLGQMAVRIAMQCSESDAALILSDDNTAARLISRPGEAIYNNAGGLVEGNQPFQVAWLSSQRHREMLSSITARDESYQSQMSPPVIFEGNRPCRWSPILANSAIKESTPGTITGLLGESVEIGPPIGLSLARNTGRNVLLITPPDSRAAILATTLSGFAKSRKDLEIVYLDGSRVGDSESLAPWIEASGAKVHCVKTRDSESEIVRLSELVTARGDESHDAPPIVVVVDPLERFRDLRQDESFNFSLDSAGAASGSSALQSLLRDGPAAGVFTVVVCGSAETFSRWLPRGSQHDLELRILGPMNPSDSSLLIDSPIAAELSAATMLLYDDSDGRITKFRQCDLPQAAAVNSWRESE; from the coding sequence ATGAAAGATACCACTGTTCGCCCCGCCGGCCTCTTCGACGTTCGCCGCCAAAAAAGACTACTCGACGGCTTATCGGAACGAATCACTTCATCCCTTCAGCAACGACAGCACCTGCTGGCCAAGCACGCCCAACAACGCGATTCCGAAGAAACCGATTTGACATCGGGACGCGCCGCCGAAATGGAACGGTGCCGGAAAATTCGTCGCGAAATGCTCTCCAAGTGGGACCAGTCCGAAGAGGAACTGACATTCGCCTACGAGTCCAAGGCAGTTGCCAATCGGATGGATTTGAACCGCTTAGCGGTCGTCTTTCGTCGCAAACAGGCCGACGAAACAAAAGGCATCGAACGAAAAGTCGATGCGCGGCGTCAAGCGGTGCTGCAGCAATACGAAAATCGCAAGAACCAACCCGGCCAAGTCAAACGCAAGGAGATCAAGCGGATCGACGATTCGTTGACCAAGATTCACGACAATCTAGAGTGGGCGCGGGCGTTAACGATCCGGCGACTCGATCGATTGCCCGAGGTCCAACCGACGACGGATCCCGACGAAGACATGCGAGTCGCAGCGCCCGAGTCCGTTCAAATGACGGTCGATTCGATCGCCGCTTTGACACGTCAATCGACAAAGGTCGTCGATGAAATGCAGACCGGCGTGGCTTCGCAAATCGTTGACAAGTTCTACCTTCCGATCGGTGTCGCGATCTTCATTGTTCTGTGGGCGATCGTGGCCTACTTTGTGGCCCCGCACCCGCCGTGGTTGTGGATGGCCGCAGGTGTCTTGCCAGCCGGTTTGCTGGGATTTGCTGCATACTTGATTCTGCTTTGGCCTCTGAAGCGAATGACAAGACAACTGTACCCGCGTGCAGAACGCATCCGATTGGCCGCGGAAGAATGTGCGGCGGCGGGACGAAAGATTGCAAACAAGACGGCCGCCGATGCATCCAGTGATTTGGTTTCACGCCGTGATGCTCACTTGCAAGCAGCGAAGCGATGGAAAGGCGAGCAACTCATTGCACTCGAGCAACGACTCGCGGAAGAGCAAACCGCACTTCGCCAAAAACTACTCCAAACAATCGAATCCACAAACGCAGAATACAGCAAGCAATCTGCGATCGTCACCAACATGATGCGATCCAGAGCAGAGTTGGTGGCCAAGGACATCACCAGCCGATTGTCATCAAATGAACAATCAACCCAGCAGCGACGCGAATCTAACGCAGCCGCCCGATTTGCAGAAATGCAGCACCTCGGCGTTCGCTTGAAAGCCGGTGTCGGACATGGGCTAAAGCGAATTTCGTTGACCGAGCAAGCGGCCAAACAAAAAGCGCCGGACTGGGATACCGTGCTAAATTCAGATCCCGGCGATACGTCACCATCAATCGATTTTGTCCCGATCGGCACTCTGCGAGTTGATGGCCAACTACGAAAGCTGCTGTCGACGCCACCGCCCGAGAACCCAAACAACCACTCCCCAAACAACAACGGCACCCCCGAGGTCGCCGTTGCCAACTCGGGTGAATCACTGCCCGAAATGCTGGCCGACGCAGAAATCCCAAGCGAATTGCCCGTTGTGTTGCACCGCCGTATCCACAGCAGTTTGGTGATCCACGCGGCACCGGGATCGATGGATGCAGCCCTCGAATTAGCACACCAATTTCTTTGGCGACTGTTGTGCAGTGCGCCGCCATCGCGAGCTAAATTGACGCTGATCGATCCGCTCGGACGTGGCCAGCACTTCACCAGCTTCATGGCATTGACCGACCATGACCCCGCCATCGTCAGCCACCGAGTTTGGACAACCGACCAAAAGATCGAGGCACGATTAGCCGAACTGGCTCATCACGTTGAAGATGTTTTACAGTCGAGCTTACGGGATCGATTCGAACGGATCGAAGACTACAACGAATTGGCCGGATCCATGGCCGAGCCGTACCGAGCAATCGCCGCGGTGGGTTTCCCCGACAGCCTATCGCGTGAAGGATACGGACACCTGCGTGCGTTGATTGAGAGCGGACTGCGATGCGGCATTTTCACGCTCCTAATTTGCGATCAGGACAAGCCTTGGCCTTCGGACATGCCAATCCCCAGCGGCGACAAAGTAATGTCGCTGAAAGTTGATGCCGACGGCAAATGGACATTGCTGCAAGATGGGCTCGAAGACCTTCCCTTCATCCCCGCACCGCTGCCGTCGACAGCGATTCGCCCGGCTCTGGTCGAAAAGATTGGTACGGCCGCGGTCGCCGCTTCGCATGTCGAGATTCCACTCGATTCGGTTTTGGCTGGCATCATCGAAGGCAAAGGATCCACATCCGACGAGATCTCAATTGCTGTGGGCAGCCAAGGTGCTAACCGATCCCTTAGCATCGAACTGGGGGAAGGCGTCCGTCAACACGTGCTGATCGCCGGTAAGACCGGTTCGGGAAAAAGCACGCTGCTGCATTCGATCATCACGTCGGGCGCGTATCGTTATCGCCCTGATGAACTTCAATACTATTTGCTGGACTTTAAGAAAGGCGTCGAGTTCAAACCGTACGCCGATATCGGTTTGCCGCACGCACGTGTGATCGGAATCGAAAGCGAACGAGAGTTTGGACGCAGCGTGCTGCAGCGACTTGACAACGAACTGCAACAACGAGGCGAAAAGTTTCGCGCAAGCGGCGTTCAGGAACTAGGCGATTACCGCACCGCCAGTGGCCAATCGATGCCACGATTGATGCTGGTGATCGATGAATTCCAAGAACTGTTCGTACGTGACGATCGAATCGCGGGCGACTGCGCCATGCTGTTGGACCGCTTGGTTCGGCAAGGCCGTTCGTTCGGCATGCACGTCGTGCTTAGCAGTCAATCATTGGCAGGCGCATATTCATTGCCTCGCGCCACTTTGGGTCAAATGGCCGTTCGTATTGCCATGCAGTGCAGCGAATCTGACGCAGCTTTGATCTTGTCGGACGACAACACGGCGGCCCGTTTGATCAGTCGTCCCGGCGAAGCAATCTACAACAACGCCGGCGGTCTGGTCGAAGGCAACCAGCCTTTCCAAGTTGCGTGGCTCTCGTCACAACGTCACCGCGAGATGCTAAGTTCGATCACGGCCCGCGATGAATCCTACCAGTCGCAGATGTCGCCACCGGTCATTTTCGAAGGCAACCGTCCGTGCCGATGGTCGCCGATTTTGGCAAACTCAGCCATCAAGGAATCAACCCCAGGAACGATCACAGGCCTGCTAGGCGAATCGGTTGAAATCGGCCCACCGATTGGCCTGTCGCTCGCCCGAAACACGGGACGAAACGTACTACTGATCACTCCGCCGGATTCACGAGCAGCCATATTGGCGACGACACTATCTGGGTTCGCCAAATCGCGAAAGGATTTGGAAATCGTCTACTTGGACGGATCACGTGTCGGCGACAGTGAATCACTGGCACCATGGATCGAAGCATCCGGCGCGAAGGTCCATTGCGTCAAGACTCGCGATAGCGAATCCGAAATCGTTCGGCTCAGCGAATTGGTGACGGCGCGAGGCGACGAATCGCACGATGCACCGCCGATCGTTGTGGTCGTCGATCCGCTGGAACGGTTCCGAGACCTGCGACAAGACGAGTCGTTCAACTTCTCGCTCGACTCGGCCGGAGCGGCAAGCGGATCTTCAGCCCTTCAGAGTTTGCTTCGCGATGGTCCCGCCGCCGGCGTGTTCACGGTAGTCGTTTGCGGTTCCGCCGAAACATTTTCACGCTGGCTACCGCGAGGCAGCCAACATGACTTGGAACTGCGGATCCTTGGCCCCATGAACCCTTCCGATTCATCATTACTGATTGATTCGCCGATCGCCGCGGAATTGTCCGCAGCAACGATGTTGTTGTACGACGATTCTGACGGACGAATCACCAAGTTCCGCCAATGCGACTTGCCCCAAGCAGCAGCGGTGAATTCGTGGCGAGAGTCTGAATAG
- the rpmG gene encoding 50S ribosomal protein L33 produces the protein MSKSKKKAETIFLVCEETGDYNYSLKRKPGREKLRLLKYSSRLRKRTWHMEKKK, from the coding sequence ATGTCCAAGAGCAAGAAGAAAGCGGAAACGATCTTCCTCGTTTGCGAAGAAACCGGCGATTACAACTACTCGCTCAAGCGCAAGCCGGGCCGTGAAAAGCTGCGTTTGCTGAAGTACAGCTCGCGCCTTCGCAAACGTACCTGGCACATGGAAAAGAAGAAGTAA
- a CDS encoding DUF1559 domain-containing protein yields MFGFSMRGYCCADAASRPVYSSSRTRFSRTGFTLVELLVVIAIIGVLVGLLLPAVQAAREAARRMSCSNNFKQIGLSLHNYHAAYRQLPRHLGGTWTNGNSPANMNNQMSLSFLVGISPFMEQQALWEQISNPNQRRVDGGIQSPAFPAMGPSPWVAQYVPWQTELPTLRCPSDPGVGLPSFGRTNYAACVGDSIVAMNTGPTQIVNSVLTNPTPVSVVAESQASCRGVFVARRDTRFRDILDGLSNTIMCGEIATDVGDRNTRTIAAIENGTDTIRDEPDYCFHDGLVSPKRPKFWSDGSDGGVSPTLAGADQGRGYRWAHGGTVWTSFNTILSPNRELCLGGAAGDGVNSPGVASISSYHQGGAHVLMSDGAVKFITDSIEAGDFDTPNVQLGGTGGAAPGSKSPYGLWGALGTRASGEVIGEEF; encoded by the coding sequence ATGTTTGGTTTTTCTATGCGCGGCTATTGCTGCGCGGACGCTGCTTCGCGTCCGGTGTACAGTTCATCTCGTACTCGATTCAGTCGTACCGGCTTCACTTTGGTTGAACTGTTGGTGGTGATCGCCATCATTGGTGTGTTGGTCGGGTTGTTGTTGCCGGCTGTTCAAGCAGCTCGCGAGGCTGCCCGGCGAATGAGCTGCAGTAACAACTTCAAACAGATTGGACTGTCGCTGCACAACTATCATGCGGCTTACCGGCAATTGCCCCGGCACCTCGGTGGTACTTGGACCAACGGCAACTCGCCCGCCAACATGAACAATCAAATGTCGCTGTCGTTCTTGGTCGGGATTTCGCCGTTCATGGAACAGCAGGCTCTTTGGGAACAGATTTCAAATCCCAATCAACGGCGCGTTGATGGTGGAATCCAGTCACCCGCGTTCCCTGCCATGGGACCATCGCCGTGGGTTGCGCAGTACGTGCCTTGGCAAACTGAGTTGCCAACGCTGCGTTGCCCGAGCGATCCCGGTGTCGGGTTGCCATCATTTGGACGAACAAACTACGCCGCTTGCGTTGGTGATTCGATCGTCGCGATGAATACCGGGCCAACTCAGATCGTTAACTCAGTGTTAACCAATCCGACGCCGGTATCCGTCGTCGCCGAATCGCAAGCGTCATGTCGTGGTGTATTCGTCGCCCGCCGAGATACGCGTTTCCGTGACATCTTGGACGGACTGTCTAACACGATCATGTGTGGCGAAATTGCAACCGATGTGGGTGATCGCAATACTCGCACTATCGCGGCGATCGAGAATGGTACCGATACAATTCGCGACGAGCCCGACTACTGTTTTCACGACGGTTTGGTCAGCCCCAAGCGGCCTAAGTTTTGGTCGGATGGTTCCGACGGAGGCGTCTCGCCAACGTTGGCAGGGGCCGACCAGGGCCGAGGTTATCGATGGGCGCATGGTGGAACGGTTTGGACGTCATTTAATACGATTTTGTCGCCAAACCGAGAATTGTGTTTAGGCGGCGCCGCTGGCGACGGAGTCAATTCTCCCGGTGTCGCATCGATCAGCAGTTACCACCAAGGCGGTGCACACGTCTTGATGTCCGATGGGGCGGTGAAATTCATCACTGACTCGATCGAAGCAGGCGACTTCGACACGCCCAACGTTCAGCTTGGTGGCACCGGTGGAGCCGCGCCCGGCAGTAAGAGCCCCTACGGACTTTGGGGAGCCTTGGGAACGCGAGCATCGGGCGAAGTGATCGGCGAAGAATTCTAA
- a CDS encoding HEAT repeat domain-containing protein, with product MFEESLDQLLGDQADPVAAGWRLRELAESAIDHGPTLLAELAANAEIIGKSDAAIVGGILRVLHTVMLQAGQETIASLNIDEIEVIEKTLPVGTPNRYLLLHLLATIRSQLSLARLMGMLQLSPPEKWIEAAQVLSPLMQNDDWPTDAIYPELLGAIQHPSLASPILDLTNYLFRKQRVAVHPATDRIETLNLLLGEISGRLARFEEDPHTFGDDVDTVQNRLGEAVALAVSLCDTVGMLGQESSIGKLHQALDLKHRRVQCEAAGALARLGDSDGKARLIELTKDPTARLRAIHYADELGLGNRVEEQYRSDTSTAESELSLWLSQPQQMGVPPTSVEVVDTKRMLWPSFTDPVDIHLVRFEYNFGERIYSNVGMTGPVTFAMSADVADFAMADIYAIYAGWHAEHPEIFTVAAEHLNEVQIRFMNAFQKHLEQTGYESLKPALLGFFLEEKAGVFMAMRDNKPCAVVTDGLETIDYPVGGRLRPITPGDLFNLYKGRKMLRTFNPTSVDETS from the coding sequence GTGTTTGAAGAATCTCTCGACCAACTTTTGGGTGACCAGGCAGACCCCGTCGCGGCTGGATGGCGGCTACGTGAACTGGCCGAATCGGCCATCGACCACGGCCCCACGCTGCTCGCCGAGCTTGCCGCAAACGCCGAAATCATCGGAAAATCCGATGCGGCGATTGTCGGCGGTATTCTGCGAGTCCTTCACACGGTGATGTTGCAAGCCGGGCAAGAGACGATCGCGAGCCTGAATATCGACGAGATCGAGGTCATTGAAAAGACGCTGCCGGTAGGCACGCCCAACCGATATCTGCTGTTGCACCTGTTGGCGACGATCCGCAGCCAACTGTCGCTGGCACGCCTAATGGGCATGCTGCAATTATCGCCGCCCGAAAAGTGGATCGAAGCGGCTCAGGTACTTAGCCCGTTGATGCAAAACGATGACTGGCCGACCGATGCCATCTATCCCGAACTGCTCGGTGCGATCCAGCACCCGTCACTGGCGTCACCGATTTTGGATCTGACGAACTACCTCTTTCGCAAACAACGGGTGGCCGTTCATCCGGCGACCGATCGCATCGAAACACTGAACTTGCTGCTTGGCGAAATCAGTGGCCGACTCGCCCGCTTCGAGGAAGACCCACACACATTCGGAGACGATGTCGACACCGTTCAAAACCGATTGGGCGAAGCGGTAGCGCTTGCGGTTTCGCTATGCGACACGGTCGGAATGCTTGGCCAAGAAAGCTCGATCGGAAAGCTGCACCAAGCACTCGATCTAAAACATCGCCGCGTGCAATGCGAAGCAGCCGGTGCGTTGGCTCGTTTGGGCGACTCGGACGGCAAGGCCCGCCTGATAGAACTGACCAAAGATCCAACCGCGCGGCTTCGTGCGATCCACTATGCCGATGAACTTGGGCTGGGCAATCGCGTCGAAGAACAATATCGCAGCGACACCTCGACGGCCGAATCCGAATTGTCGCTCTGGCTAAGCCAACCACAACAGATGGGCGTGCCTCCAACCAGCGTCGAAGTCGTCGATACCAAGCGGATGCTGTGGCCAAGCTTTACCGATCCCGTTGATATTCACTTGGTACGCTTTGAATACAACTTTGGTGAACGCATCTATTCGAATGTTGGCATGACCGGACCGGTCACATTTGCGATGTCGGCTGACGTCGCCGACTTTGCGATGGCTGACATCTATGCGATCTATGCTGGTTGGCACGCCGAGCATCCCGAGATTTTCACTGTCGCGGCCGAACATCTCAATGAAGTGCAAATACGTTTCATGAACGCGTTTCAAAAGCACCTCGAACAGACAGGCTATGAATCGCTGAAGCCTGCGTTGTTGGGTTTCTTTCTAGAAGAAAAAGCGGGCGTATTCATGGCGATGCGAGACAACAAACCGTGCGCCGTGGTGACCGATGGACTCGAAACGATCGACTATCCCGTTGGCGGACGACTGCGTCCGATCACGCCCGGCGATCTATTTAATCTTTATAAAGGTCGAAAAATGCTGCGGACCTTTAACCCGACTTCCGTCGACGAAACGAGCTAG
- the recJ gene encoding single-stranded-DNA-specific exonuclease RecJ, whose translation MQRKWRIVPHDSSRIEMLMREARVPAVVAQVLVSRGVYTAAAAAQFLDTKLMGLREPQSLPGVPQATEILVAAIREKLPIVIYGDYDCDGMTGTAILVNGFRLLGGDVSYHVPNRLEDGYGLNEDAIRKLATRGKKVIVSVDCGITSVAHAELCKELGVTLVITDHHTIGDQLPDADAIVHPRLPGSNYPFGELCGAGVAFKLAWAICQEICGSKKVTEPLRRYLMQSLALAAIGTVADVVPLLDENRILVEHGLKTLKSEPLPGLLELMKILKLDEASALDTESIAFSIAPRLNAAGRLGQAQLAVELLTTPAGDRAKALADYIHELNNSRDTLQRSVYLAAQKQAKADFDIEGDAALVLAGVGWHQGVIGVVAGRLAEKYAKPVLVISLDAAGKTGAVGSGRVGGTNINLYDALAECSERLLRFGGHKAAAGLTIDERQLDAFRGDFCEAVAKQWADNEVVPEIVIDAEAPLGQLNLETLKQMEMLAPFGAGNPRPILTCRDVRLDAPATLMGKTKAHLTVNLRQGSKTIRAVAFGASEWCDELNQTDGPIEIAYRPVINEFRGFRKVEIHIVDWRPAKKTAPIEA comes from the coding sequence ATGCAGCGGAAATGGCGGATTGTCCCCCACGATTCATCTCGTATCGAAATGTTGATGCGAGAGGCGAGGGTGCCCGCCGTCGTTGCTCAGGTGCTCGTCAGCCGCGGTGTTTACACGGCCGCGGCGGCTGCCCAATTTCTTGACACCAAGTTGATGGGGCTGCGCGAACCGCAGTCCCTGCCCGGTGTCCCGCAGGCGACCGAGATCTTGGTTGCCGCGATCCGCGAAAAGCTGCCGATCGTCATTTATGGCGATTATGACTGCGACGGAATGACCGGAACCGCGATCCTGGTCAACGGTTTCCGCCTGCTTGGCGGTGACGTCAGCTACCACGTCCCCAATCGATTGGAAGACGGCTACGGGCTGAACGAAGACGCCATCCGCAAATTGGCCACACGTGGCAAAAAGGTGATTGTTTCGGTCGACTGTGGAATCACGTCCGTCGCGCATGCCGAATTGTGCAAAGAGCTGGGCGTGACGCTGGTCATCACTGACCACCACACCATCGGCGACCAATTGCCCGACGCCGACGCGATCGTTCACCCGCGATTGCCTGGATCCAATTATCCCTTCGGCGAACTCTGCGGGGCTGGCGTCGCGTTTAAGTTAGCTTGGGCGATCTGCCAAGAAATCTGCGGATCCAAAAAAGTCACCGAGCCGCTTCGCCGCTATCTGATGCAATCCTTGGCGCTGGCCGCGATCGGGACTGTCGCCGACGTGGTGCCACTGCTAGATGAAAATCGCATCCTTGTCGAACACGGCTTGAAGACGCTGAAGTCAGAACCGCTGCCAGGACTACTGGAACTGATGAAGATCCTGAAGCTGGACGAAGCTTCGGCGCTGGACACCGAATCCATCGCGTTTTCGATCGCACCGCGACTCAACGCTGCCGGCCGGTTGGGCCAGGCACAATTAGCGGTCGAGTTATTGACGACTCCAGCAGGCGACCGGGCCAAGGCGCTGGCCGACTACATTCACGAACTCAACAACAGCCGCGACACGCTACAGCGAAGCGTGTATTTAGCGGCACAGAAACAAGCCAAAGCGGACTTTGACATCGAAGGCGACGCGGCACTCGTGCTAGCCGGCGTCGGTTGGCACCAAGGCGTGATCGGTGTTGTCGCCGGACGCTTGGCCGAAAAGTACGCCAAGCCAGTCTTAGTGATTTCGCTGGACGCAGCCGGCAAGACCGGTGCCGTCGGATCGGGCCGAGTCGGTGGCACGAATATCAACTTGTACGACGCGCTAGCCGAATGCAGCGAGCGCCTGCTGCGTTTCGGTGGTCACAAAGCAGCCGCCGGCTTGACGATCGACGAACGCCAATTGGATGCGTTCCGAGGTGACTTCTGCGAAGCCGTCGCCAAACAGTGGGCCGACAATGAAGTTGTGCCGGAAATCGTGATCGACGCCGAAGCACCGCTGGGTCAACTGAACCTTGAAACGCTAAAACAAATGGAAATGCTGGCACCGTTTGGCGCCGGCAACCCACGCCCCATCCTGACCTGCCGCGACGTCCGCTTGGATGCGCCGGCAACCTTGATGGGTAAAACGAAGGCTCACCTGACCGTCAATTTGCGTCAGGGATCCAAGACCATCCGAGCGGTCGCGTTTGGTGCATCGGAATGGTGCGACGAACTGAACCAGACCGACGGCCCAATCGAGATCGCATATCGCCCGGTCATCAACGAGTTTCGCGGCTTCCGAAAGGTCGAAATCCATATCGTCGATTGGCGGCCGGCTAAGAAAACGGCTCCGATCGAAGCGTAG